In Quercus robur chromosome 11, dhQueRobu3.1, whole genome shotgun sequence, the following proteins share a genomic window:
- the LOC126705744 gene encoding transcriptional elongation regulator MINIYO isoform X3 codes for MNFEPIAPFANPVQRREKKGLDFNSWREIVPGDNLSMANKVEENLLCTQKTKKDRKMDVEPNIHACGHQYKSGEAMRSVSEDGCFSSVTDMELENLNQPNLKENVKDASPVDFKGEQEFVSKNNHISLERTEYDSIGFPEVLRRREQSTTVSNSRSNNFGNEQESMSLESQIDAENHARLQEMSPDEIAQAQVEIMEKMNPAIINALKKRGQDKLKRQKGLNSELGTNNAGVEFPEVIRRREQSNIVSNSKSNNFGNEQESTSLESQINAENCARLQEMSPDEIAEAQAEIMEKMDPAIIKALKKRGQDKLKIQNGLSSEAGTNGEVSNPQNRNTQDAKGFAHSDSDFSSMLTTNTKDTQSRQDKGEVQKLVGTTSSRLWSAWSERVEAVRDLRFSLEGTVIENDFVQVPGSGDISVQNRHSVDNVSERDFLRTEGDPGASGYTIKEAVALTQSVIPGQRALALHLIFSVLDKALHNINQKPVGSTLGDANKLDRSTDWEAIWAFALGPEPELVLSLRISLDDNHNSVVLACAKVIQCILSCDVNENFFEISEKISTYEKEIFTAPVFRSKPEIDVGFLHGGFWKYSAKPSNIIPVEEDMVEDESEGKHTIQDDLVVAGQDFAAGLVRMGILPRLRYLLETDLTTALEECIISILVGIARHSPAGATAIMKCQRLVETVVRRFTMKDNIQIHPSKIISVTLLKVLARCNKKTCIEFLKKGTFRTMTWHLYQCVPSLDHWIKSGRENCKLSSALMVEQLRFWKVCIQYGYCISYFSDIFPALCLWLNRPTVEKLIQNNVLTEFASISKEAYLVLEALARRLPNLFSQERAGDNTEVWSWSCVGPMVDLAMKWMALNSDPHMSRLFEWQKGLGRYFITQDFSLTPLLWVYSAVMNMISRVLEGVIPEDRVNLDGGVVPWLPEFVPKVGLEIVKNGILSFSGANSSEHPAISFIEALCYLRQQSNYETSLASVCCLNGIVQVVVNIDKLIQLAKNNIHGSSQEYSISREGKTLEDGILKGSMVELRSLLNTFMKLVASEWHLVQSIEIFGRGGPAPGLGVGWGASGGGFWSAAVLLTQIDAGFLIYLLETFQFESSTDTPTVEEMTFSMQRINSALLVCLTAGPRDRLIVEKAINFLFHIPVLKFIDLCTRRFLHLDKRFKPFVWEYKEEDYLVFSETLASHFKNRWLSTKKKLKDVGHNSSGNKPFKKGSVGLDTIYEDVDTSNKNSQDCSSLVVEWAHQRLPLPMHWFLSPISTICDSKHAGLQKDKSQNLVQDPNSLFEVAKGGLFFNLGVEAISTFNSTVVPSPVQSVPLVWKFHSLSVILLVGMGVLEDEKSRDVYEALQDIYGQLLDQARTSISIDIILERNADLLPESRNKNNFEVLMFQSEIFESYSTFIETLVEQFSAISYGDLIFARQVAVYLHRHVEAPVRLAAWNMLSNARVLDLLPPLEKCIAQAKGYLEPVEDNAGILEAYLKSWNSGALDRAATRGSVANTLVLHHLSSYIFNSYTVDKLSLRNKLVKSLLRDYSQKPHHEGMMLNLIQYNKLTTSQMPDQNGSPLERSSMEKRFEVLTEACEGNSSLLTVVDKLKSSFKEIL; via the exons ATGAACTTTGAGCCAATAGCGCCTTTTGCCAATCCAGTGCAAAGGAGGGAGAAAAAAGGATTGGATTTCAACAGTTGGAGGGAGATTGTCCCGGGCGATAATTTATCCATGGCCAATAAAGTGGAAGAAAATCTCTTATGCACTcagaaaactaaaaaagatagaaaaatggACGTAGAACCAAATATACATGCCTGTGGGCATCAATATAAATCTGGTGAGGCCATGAGAAGTGTGTCAGAGGATGGATGTTTTAGTTCAGTTACTGACATGGAATTAGAGAACTTGAACCAACCAAATCTGAAGGAGAATGTTAAAGATGCCAGCCCAGTTGACTTCAAGGGCGAACAAGAATTTGTGTCCAAAAACAACCATATTAGTTTGGAGAGAACAGAATATGACAGTATTGGGTTTCCAGAGGTTCTAAGAAGGCGGGAGCAATCAACCACAGTATCTAATTCCAGGTCCAACAACTTTGGTAATGAACAAGAGTCCATGTCTCTTGAGAGTCAAATCGATGCTGAGAATCATGCCCGATTACAGGAAATGTCACCTGATGAGATCGCTCAAGCTCAGGTAGAGATAATGGAGAAGATGAACCCTGCAATTATAAATGCACTAAAAAAGAGGGGTCAAGACAAACTGAAAAGGCAGAAAGGCTTAAACTCAGAATTAGGAACCAATAATGCCGGTGTTGAGTTTCCAGAGGTTATAAGAAGACGAGAGCAATCAAACATAGTTTCTAATTCCAAGTCCAACAACTTTGGTAATGAACAAGAGTCCACATCTCTTGAGAGTCAGATCAATGCTGAGAATTGTGCCCGATTACAGGAAATGTCACCTGATGAGATTGCTGAAGCACAGGCAGAGATAATGGAGAAAATGGACCCTGCAATTATAAAAGCACTAAAAAAGAGAGGTCAAGACAAACTGAAAATCCAGAATGGCTTAAGCTCAGAAGCAGGCACCAATGGTGAAGTGAGTAATCCTCAGAACAGGAATACCCAAGATGCAAAAGGTTTTGCACATTCTGACAGTGATTTCTCTAGTATGTTGACAACAAACACTAAAGATACACAAAGTAGGCAAGACAAAGGTGAAGTACAGAAGTTAGTAGGCACAACCAGTAGCAGGTTGTGGAGTGCCTGGAGTGAAAGAGTTGAGGCTGTAAGGGACTTAAGATTTTCCTTGGAAGGGACTGTTATTGAGAATGATTTTGTCCAGGTACCTGGGAGTG GTGATATTTCTGTTCAGAATAGGCATAGTGTTGATAACGTTTCAGAGCGGGACTTCCTGCGGACAGAGGGTGATCCTGGTGCATCAGGTTACACAATCAAAGAAGCTGTGGCACTCACTCAAAGTGTG ATTCCAGGACAACGAGCCCTTGCTTTGCATCTGATCTTCTCAGTTCTTGATAAGGCGTTACATAATATTAATCAGAAGCCAGTTGGATCTACTTTGGGAGATGCTAACAAACTTGACAGATCTACTGACTGGGAGGCTATCTGGGCTTTTGCACTTGGCCCAGAACCTGAGCTTGTTTTATCACTGAG gaTATCTCTTGATGATAACCATAACTCTGTAGTTCTAGCTTGTGCAAAAGTTATTCAATGTATATTAAGCTGTGATGTGAACGAGAACTTCTTTGAGATCTCGGAG AAAATATCGACTTATGAGAAGGAAATCTTTACTGCCCCTGTGTTCCGAAGTAAACCAGAGATTGATGTTGGTTTTCTACATGGTGGATTTTGGAAGTACAGTGCTAAGCCTTCTAATATTATTCCTGTTGAAGAGGATATGGTGGAAGATGAGTCTGAGGGGAAACATACAATTCAGGATGATCTTGTGGTTGCTGGACAGGATTTTGCTGCAGGTTTAGTCCGGATGGGAATCCTTCCAAGGCTTCGCTATCTATTGGAG ACAGACCTTACAACAGCATTAGAAGAATGCATAATCTCTATACTTGTTGGAATAGCAAGGCATTCGCCAGCAGGTGCAACTGCAATCATGAAATGCCAAAGGCTTGTTGAAACAGTTGTCCGCAGATTTACTATGAAAGATAACATACAAATTCAtccttcaaaaataatttcagttaCTCTTTTGAAG GTTTTGGCTAGATGCAACAAGAAGACTTGTATTGAATTTTTAAAGAAAGGGACTTTCAGAACTATGACATGGCATTTGTATCAATGTGTTCCCTCCCTTGACCACTGGATAAAATCAGGAAGAGAAAACTGTAAACTCTCATCAGCTTTGATGGTTGAACAATTACGTTTTTGGAAGGTCTGCATTCAGTATGGATATTGTATATCATACTTTTCAGATATTTTCCCTGCCTTGTGCTTGTGGCTGAATCGACCTACAGTTGAAAAACTTATACAGAACAATGTTCTTACTGAATTTGCTTCCATCTCTAAGGAGGCATACCTTGTTCTTGAGGCTTTGGCTAGAAGACTTCCAAATCTCTTTTCTCAGGAGCGTGCTGGTGATAATACAGAGGTCTGGTCTTGGAGTTGTGTTGGTCCAATGGTTGATTTAGCAATGAAGTGGATGGCATTGAATAGTGATCCACACATGTCTAGACTCTTTGAATGGCAAAAAGGATTAGGGAGGTACTTTATCACCCAAGATTTTTCTCTGACTCCCTTGTTGTGGGTGTATTCAGCTGTCATGAACATGATTTCGAGAGTGCTTGAAGGGGTGATCCCAGAGGATAGGGTTAACTTGGATGGTGGAGTCGTACCATGGCTGCCAGAGTTTGTTCCTAAGGTTGGGCTCGAAATTGTCAAAAATGGAATTTTGAGCTTTTCAGGTGCCAATAGTTCAGAACATCCTGCTATCTCTTTCATTGAGGCACTATGTTATTTGAGACAACAAAGTAACTATGAAACATCATTGGCTTCTGTATGTTGCCTTAATGGAATTGTCCAGGTTGTTGTAAACATTGATAAGTTGATCCAGCTAGCCAAGAATAATATCCATGGTTCTTCCCAAGAATATAGCATCTCAAGAGAAGGGAAAACACTTGAGGATGGGATACTTAAGGGTTCTATGGTTGAATTGAGAAGTCTGTTGAATACTTTTATGAAGTTAGTTGCATCAGAGTGGCACCTTGTTCAGTCCATTGAGATATTTGGCAGGGGAGGCCCTGCTCCAGGGTTGGGTGTCGGCTGGGGTGCCTCTGGTGGAGGATTTTGGTCTGCAGCTGTTTTGTTGACACAAATAGATGCAGGATTTCTCATATACTTGCTTGAAACTTTTCAGTTTGAGTCTTCTACAGATACACCAACTGTTGAAGAAATGACCTTTAGTATGCAAAGGATCAATTCTGCCTTGCTTGTATGTTTGACTGCTGGCCCAAGGGATAGGCTTATTGTGGAAAaggcaataaattttttattccataTCCCTGTTCTAAAGTTCATTGATCTCTGTACTCGACGTTTTCTCCACCTTGATAAGAGATTTAAACCATTTGTGTGGGAATATAAAGAAGAGGACTACCTGGTTTTCAGTGAAACATTGGCTTCCCACTTCAAGAACAGATGGTTATCTacaaagaaaaagttaaaagatgTGGGCCACAACAGTTCTGGAAATAAACCATTTAAAAAGGGTAGTGTTGGTCTGGATACCATATATGAGGACGTGGACACATCAAATAAGAATAGTCAAGATTGTTCTTCTTTAGTAGTAGAGTGGGCTCACCAGAGATTGCCACTTCCAATGCACTGGTTTCTTAGTCCAATCTCAACCATCTGTGATAGTAAGCATGCTGGCCTGCAAAAAGATAAGTCACAAAATCTTGTGCAGGACCCTAACAGTTTGTTTGAAGTTGCTAAAGGTGgacttttctttaatttaggtGTTGAAGCAATTTCCACTTTCAATTCCACTGTTGTCCCCTCTCCTGTTCAGAGTGTTCCATTAGTTTGGAAATTCCATTCTTTGTCTGTAATCTTACTTGTTGGAATGGGTGTGCTTGAAGATGAAAAGAGCAGGGATGTTTATGAAGCTTTGCAAGATATCTATGGGCAACTTCTTGACCAAGCGAGGACCAGTATAAGCATTGACATCATTTTGGAGAGGAATGCAGATTTATTGCCAGAATCTaggaataaaaacaattttgagGTCCTAATGTTTCAATCTGAGATTTTTGAGAGTTACTCAACCTTTATTGAAACTCTTGTGGAGCAGTTTTCTGCCATATCTTATGGTGATTTGATTTTTGCCCGGCAAGTAGCAGTTTATCTACACCGTCATGTTGAAGCTCCTGTACGACTTGCGGCCTGGAATATGCTATCTAATGCTCGTGTTCTTGATCTTCTACCACCTCTTGAGAAATGCATTGCCCAGGCCAAAGGATACCTAGAACCTGTTGAG GACAATGCTGGTATTTTGGAGGCATATTTGAAGTCATGGAATTCTGGTGCCCTTGACAGGGCTGCAACTCGAGGATCAGTTGCAAATACACTGGTTCTCCACCACCTCTCTTCTTATATCTTTAACTCTTACACTGTTGATAAGTTATCTCTGCGCAACAAGCTTGTAAAATCTCTATTGCGAGACTACTCCCAGAAGCCGCACCATGAg GGAATGATGTTGAATCTTATCCAATATAACAAGCTAACCACATCTCAAATGCCTGACCAAAATGGTTCACCACTGGAGAGAAGCAGTATGGAGAAGAGGTTTGAGGTATTAACAGAAGCTTGTGAAGGAAATTCCTCTCTGTTGACTGTGGTGGACAAGCTAAAGTCCTCCTTCAAAGAAATCTTGTAA